CTGCCACTCTGTCGCCGCGACACCGTGTGCCTGAGCGTCACCACCGGTCTGCCACTCCGCCGCGCTGCCATGCGCGGAGGCATCCGTCTGCGCCTCACCCGCGGCCTGCCACTCCGCCGAACCCCCGGGCTCGGGCTGCCACTCCGTGGCGACGTCCTCCGTGCCGAGCGCGATCTCTTCCGCTGGAGTCGCCGTCTGGGCGTCACCGCCGGCCTGCCACGTCGCCGCGTGGGCCGTCTCCGGCTGCCACGCTTCGGCGACATCGCCAGCCTCCAGGGCGATCTCCTCCGCGGGCACTTCCGTGGCCTCGGCGCTGTCGGTCCACGCCTCCGCGATATCGCCCGCGCCGAGCGCGACCTCTCCACCCTGATTCGACGCTCCCGCGACCGGGGCCGCATCCGCCCCCCATGCCGCGTCGCCGCCGCTCACGTCGGTGGCGATCTCCTGCGCCGACGCCTCGAGCACCGCCTGATCCGCGGGCGCGGCGGCCTCCGTCGTCGCGACGTCGCTCCAGTCCCAATCCGCCGACCCACCCGGGGCCGTCGCCGCCGGCTCCACCGCCAGCGGCGCCGCGTCGAGCGCGCTGTCTCGAGTCTCCTCGGGGTCCACCGCCAGGGGCGCCGCGTCCCACGCCGCGTCCATCGGGGCAGGCGACAGGTCCTCGGCCATCACCGCCTCGGCCTCGGGCTCGGCCTCCAGCAGCGCCGCTTCTCCCGCCGCGTGCTCGGCGGAGGCCAACGCCTCGGCCATCGGATCCAGACCCGAGGTCGCCGGGGCCTGGGCCTCCGACTCGACCTCCATCGACAGGTCCGCGAACGAGTCCTCCAGCGAAGGCTCGGGCGCGGCGGCCACCGGGGCCGGCGTCGCCGTGGACAGCCCGGAGAAGTCCTCCTCGGCGCCCGTATCCCACGCTTCCGCCACCGGCGCCGGCGCCGCCGCGGGCTGCTGGGGCATCCACGGCGCGGGTTCACTCAGCGAGGGGATGTCGACGTCGTCGGTGCTCAGGTTCAGGCTGTCCGGCTCCACGGGCGCCAGCGGGGCATACCCACCCTGCGGCTCCCCCGTGCCCTCCGCGTAGCCCGTCCAGCCCCCTGCGTTCGGATCCACCGGGGCCGCGTTCGGGTCATACGCCGCGTTCGGGTCGTAGCCCTGCTGCGCCCATGCCGCCGCCGCGTTCGGATCATAGGCGGCCGCGTTGGGGTCATAGCCGGCGGGGTAGGCGTACCACTGGCCGTCCTCGCCGTAGTAGCCCTGGGGCTGCTCGTAGCCGGCGGGGTAGGCGTACCACTGGCCGTCCTCGCCGTAGTAGCCCTGGGGCTGCTCGTAGCCGGCGGGGTAGGCGTACCACTGGCCGTCCTCGCCGTAGTAGCCCTGGGGCTGCTCGTAGCCGGCGGGGTAGGCGTACCACTGGCCGTCCTCGCCGTAGTAGCCCTGGGGCTGCTCGTAGCCGGCGGGGTAGGCGTACCACTGGCCGTCCTCGCCGTAGTAGCCCTGGGGCTGCTGCTCGGGCTGGGCCCACGCCTGGGCCGCCGCCGCGGTGTCCGCCGCGTCCTGGATGCCCAATAGGCCGCGCAGCTCGACCCAGCGAGCTTCCTCGACGGCGGACAGGCTTCCCAGCTTCCGCTTCTCATCCAAGAAGCGGAATTCTCTCATCGCGGCGCGCGTATCGGACATCCGTCACCTTGCTGCGCCAGCGTCCAACGGGGACCGCCGCAGCGAAAATCTTGGAGGCCCGCGAGTGTAGGGGACTCCCGCCAGGGGGTAAACCAATCCGCCAAGCCCGACCGGCCGCTACCTCCCCGAGAGGGCGCCACGCACCGCCTGGTCCAGGCCCGCGAAGTCCTTCTCGTAGGTCTCCTTCAGGGCGTCCTGGAAGGACAGCGCCATGCCCGCCTTCTGGATGAAGTCCAGCAGCTTCTCCTGTCCCCCCAGCCGCACCAGCTCCTGCACCGCCATGGCGGACGTCGCGTAGGCGACTTCCGGCTGGGACATGGAGATGGGCGCCTGCGAGTCCATCTGGGACAGCGTCGGCAGCTGGCCCTGCTTCGCCTGGCCCCGCATCATGTCCAGCAAGTGGCGAGGGGGGCCGTCCAGCCCCAGGTAGCGCCACTCGATGTATTCGGCGAGGCCCTCGTTGAACCAGCGGGGCAGGGCGCCGGCGCCGCGCGGGCAGATTTCGTCCACCGCCGCGTGCACGTACTCATGCACCAGCGTGGCCTTGGTCATCTGCGTCAGCTCCGCCGCGTCGTTCATGCGGATGGCGTCATCCGCGTACAGCCCGGCGACCCGGGCCGCGTACGTGGCGCCCAGGTGCGTGCGGAACTCGTCGCGCGTGTAGAGCACCACGTCCAGCTGCCGCTCGCGGGCGCGGCCCAGCGTCCGCTGGGTGAACTCATAGGCCTCCTCGAGCGCGGAGACGACCTTGCCCTCGTACTCGGCGCGCTGGCCGAAGTCGCGGTCGCTGTTGAAGTAGCGGATCGCGAACCGCCGGTTGGCGCGCACGCGCATGCCGTCCTTGCCCACGCCGGACTCGTAGTTCAGGCCGGCCGGGCGGATGTCCACGTCGCCTTTCGTCGCCTTCGCCTGGCGCGTGTCACCCGGGCCGGGCTCGCCGTTCAGCCGCTTCTCCACCCGCTCCGCCTCGCGCCGCGCCGTGTCTTCCTCCGACACCTTCGCGCGCGCCAGCTGCATCAGCTTCCGCGCCTCCGCGGCCTCCTTCGACTTCGCGGGCACCCGCTCCAGCGTGGCGAGCGCCCCCGCCGAATCCGCGTCCTGCAACTGCAGCTTCCCCAGCTCCAGCGCGAACGCCCCGTCCTTGGGGAACTGCTCCAGGCCCTTCTTCAGCGCCTCCTCCGCGGAGGCGCGCTGGTCCGTCTTCAGCGCGGAGCGCGCCAGGCACCGCAGGCCCCCGGCCGTCTCCTGGAAGGCCACGGCGCGCTCGCCCAGCGAGTACGCCATCACCGCGTCCTCCGCGAGCAGCGCCTCGCAGCCCTTGAGCAGCGGGCCCGCGACCGACGGGCGCTGCGCCTCCGGGTAGCCCGCGGGGTCCGCCGCGGCGAACGCGAGGTACAGCTCCTCCCATTGCTTCTGGGCGGCCAGCTCCTTCGCCTGCTGCGCGGGAGGGGCGGCGGAGAGGAGCAGCAGGGCGATGAGGGGCGTATTCATGGACTCCGGAGTATCGCCGAAGCCCCGAGCGCCCGCGCAAGCTCTCCCGTTCTACGTCCGGGCGACCTGCCAGCCCTGGGACTCCAGCGCCGTCATCAGCTCCTGGATGTGGGCATGCCCGGTGGTCTCCAGCATCACCTCCACCGTGGCCTCGCCCAGGCCCGCCTTGGAGAAGGCGCGGTCGTGGTGCAGGTCCACCACGTTGGCGCGCATCTCCGCGATCTGCGTGGTGAGCCGGGCGAGCATGCCGGGCCGGTCCGGCAGCCGCACCTCCAGCTGCACCAGGCGGCCCGCCTTCACGAGGCCCCGCTCGATGATGCGGCTGATGACGTTCATGTCGATGTTGCCACCGCCGACGATGATGGCGACGCGCTTGCCCTTCGCCTGCGGCACCCGCCCATTGACGAGCGCGGCCAGCCCCGCGGCCCCCGCGCCCTCCGCCACCGACTTCTCCTGCTCCAGCATCATCAGGATGGCGGCGGCGATCTCCTCCTCGTCCACCGTCACCACCGCGTCCACGTACTTGCGCACGTGCTCGAAGGTGATGTCCCCCGGCACCTTCACCGCGATGCCGTCCGCGATGGTGGTGCCCGCGGCGGTGAGCTCCGTGCGCTTCCCGGCATCCAGCGACGCCTTCATGCTGGCGATGGTGGAGGCCTGTACGCCCACCACCTGGATGTGCGGGTGGGTCTCCTTCAGCGCGCACGCCACGCCGGAGATGAGCCCGCCGCCCCCCACCGGCACCAGCACCAGCTCCAGGTCCGGGCACTGCTCCAGCAGCTCCAGCCCGATGGTGCCCTGGCCCGCGATGACGTGCACGTCGTTGAACGGGTGCACGAAGACCAGGTCCTCCGCGGCCTGGATGCGCAGGGCCTCCGCGTAGGCCTCGTCGAAGTTGGCGCCCTTGAGCACCACGCGCGCGCCGTAGTCGTCGCGCGTGCGCGTCACCTTGATGAGCGGCGTGCGCTCCGGCATCACGATGGTGGCCCGGATGCCCAGCCGCCGCGCGTGGTACGCCACGCCCTGCGCGTGGTTGCCGGCGGAGGCCGCGATGACGCCGCGGCGCTGCTCCTCCGGCGTGAGCGTGAGCAGCTTGTTGAGCGCGCCGCGCTCCTTGAAGGCGCCGGTGCGCTGGAGGTTCTCCAGCTTGAAGTACACCACCGCGCAGTCGGTCTTCTCGGTGAAGTAGTCCGACGCGGGGCACGGCGTGGGGCGCAGCGCCTTGCGGAGCCGCTCGCGCGCCGCCTGGATGTCCTGCAGGGTGACCATCATGGCGGCCGTGTAGCGGAAGCCGACCCCGCGTGGAAGCGACGCGGAGCCCACGCCTGCCTGGCCGCGCCGCGGCGCCCCGCGTCAGATGCCGCGCAGCACCGTGGCCTTGCCCACCCGCCCGATGGCCAGGATGTAGGCGGCCGTCCGCATGGAGACCTTGCGCGAGCGGGCGATCTGCGCCACCCGGTCGTAGGCCTCCTTCATCGTCTTCTCCAGCTCCGCGTTGACGCGGTCCTCCTCCCAGGAGACGTGCTGGAGGTTCTGCACCCACTCCAGGTAGCTGACCGTCACGCCGCCCGCGCTGGCCAGGATGTCCGGCACCACGAAGATGCCGCGCTTCTCCAGGATGTCGTCCGCCTCCGGCTGGGTGGGGCCGTTGGCGCCCTCCACCACCAGGCGCGCGCGCACGCTGTTGGCGTTGTCGCGGGTGAGCACGTGGCCCAGCGCCGCGGGGATGAGGACTTCGCAGTCCGCCGCGAGCACGTCCTCGTTGGTGCACGGCGTGCCGCCGCTGAAGCCGGTGACGGTGCCGGTGCGCTT
This Corallococcus silvisoli DNA region includes the following protein-coding sequences:
- a CDS encoding peptidase MA family metallohydrolase, with translation MNTPLIALLLLSAAPPAQQAKELAAQKQWEELYLAFAAADPAGYPEAQRPSVAGPLLKGCEALLAEDAVMAYSLGERAVAFQETAGGLRCLARSALKTDQRASAEEALKKGLEQFPKDGAFALELGKLQLQDADSAGALATLERVPAKSKEAAEARKLMQLARAKVSEEDTARREAERVEKRLNGEPGPGDTRQAKATKGDVDIRPAGLNYESGVGKDGMRVRANRRFAIRYFNSDRDFGQRAEYEGKVVSALEEAYEFTQRTLGRARERQLDVVLYTRDEFRTHLGATYAARVAGLYADDAIRMNDAAELTQMTKATLVHEYVHAAVDEICPRGAGALPRWFNEGLAEYIEWRYLGLDGPPRHLLDMMRGQAKQGQLPTLSQMDSQAPISMSQPEVAYATSAMAVQELVRLGGQEKLLDFIQKAGMALSFQDALKETYEKDFAGLDQAVRGALSGR
- a CDS encoding threonine ammonia-lyase; translation: MVTLQDIQAARERLRKALRPTPCPASDYFTEKTDCAVVYFKLENLQRTGAFKERGALNKLLTLTPEEQRRGVIAASAGNHAQGVAYHARRLGIRATIVMPERTPLIKVTRTRDDYGARVVLKGANFDEAYAEALRIQAAEDLVFVHPFNDVHVIAGQGTIGLELLEQCPDLELVLVPVGGGGLISGVACALKETHPHIQVVGVQASTIASMKASLDAGKRTELTAAGTTIADGIAVKVPGDITFEHVRKYVDAVVTVDEEEIAAAILMMLEQEKSVAEGAGAAGLAALVNGRVPQAKGKRVAIIVGGGNIDMNVISRIIERGLVKAGRLVQLEVRLPDRPGMLARLTTQIAEMRANVVDLHHDRAFSKAGLGEATVEVMLETTGHAHIQELMTALESQGWQVART